In Topomyia yanbarensis strain Yona2022 chromosome 2, ASM3024719v1, whole genome shotgun sequence, one DNA window encodes the following:
- the LOC131684689 gene encoding uncharacterized protein LOC131684689: MRSLTPMLLLLTVGSLFQLALAQDLPYYMHRCSRDDPEVNECLRYSANKLARHLRDGGIPEIGIVDVEPVIVDEISIALGSGPDGYRATFKNIEAFGVSNLTVVNVRSDIDTYQFQMTFEIPKIKARAQYKSSGVLLLLQASGSGDYWGEYDGVKAKVYFKTSPYQGNDELTYLNVDQAKMDFSVKEIKMGVENDSNQNPIIHAAMNLFINSNAQELLKEMKPQLRVKLTEHLHSFMQQLFDRIPVEHWLD, encoded by the exons ATGCGTTCGTTGACCCCGATGTTGCTGCTGCTCACGGTTGGCAGTTTGTTTCAGCTGGCGCTCGCACAAGATCTGC catACTACATGCATCGCTGCAGCCGAGATGATCCCGAGGTGAACGAGTGTCTGAGGTATTCCGCAAACAAACTGGCACGACATCTAAGAGACGGCGGCATTCCAGAGATTGGAATTGTTGAT GTGGAACCGGTTATTGTGGATGAGATCAGCATTGCACTCGGCAGCGGTCCCGACGGATATCGAGCCACCTTCAAGAACATCGAAGCCTTCGGAGTCAGCAATCTGACGGTGGTGAACGTTCGTTCGGATATCGACACCTATCAGTTCCAGATGACCTTTGAAATCCCGAAGATCAAGGCCAGAGCGCAGTACAAATCCTCCGGAGTGTTGCTGCTACTTCAAGCATCCGGCTCTGGGGATTACTGGGGAGAATATG ACGGTGTCAAAGCTAAGGTGTACTTCAAGACTTCACCCTACCAAGGGAACGACGAACTTACCTATCTGAACGTGGACCAAGCCAAAATGGACTTCAGTGTAAAGGAAATCAAAATGGGAGTGGAAAACGACTCCAACCAGAATCCAATCATTC ATGCCGCAATGAACTTGTTCATCAACTCGAACGCACAAGAGCTACTGAAGGAGATGAAACCACAGCTGCGGGTAAAACTAACCGAACATTTGCACTCCTTCATGCAACAACTTTTCGACAGAATACCGGTGGAGCACTGGCTGGACTGA